A DNA window from Amphiprion ocellaris isolate individual 3 ecotype Okinawa chromosome 8, ASM2253959v1, whole genome shotgun sequence contains the following coding sequences:
- the LOC111586955 gene encoding zinc finger and BTB domain-containing protein 39: protein MRIRLQGPGHAASLLAELNRCRQNRQYCDVFLQVGNRTFAAHRAVLACAGTYFRNLFTRTPASSTAAFSLEFISPANFEKVLTFVYTGEILTDLIDVGVLYELAEMLGVGELVRACHATFPDLQASVTAKCKSNSPGDLSLDSSMVTAASRVAAAFVPTSSMCSSATSCSSLSSSAGLSAAPTPAAPPSPVFQPRTARPGRETQTGTLTLDLKAEDVQSHIGYGQMADHQLPVLLTGQSEGMLPPAPVLQLKTEQVLEVREAGGSCEVADGRTVSEGVSDPAPSSSCSLPDSSAQLGGDSCTPTSSSGEALSGLQVAPVEDVQRDGRLMFGEVEEGGAEEEREANGAMEATEEEQWRQLAGEIIELSDDENFLEEAEEEDDEDDLVCVENGGNTSSQVPGPVLSCKSCLVPLPADPAAIRRHSESHLTDLGLCRLCGASFPDRAAAVSHCLSHVGVQLFTCDMCQLQFCSQSKLLRHHRHSVSRYSLPQGALTSSSPDSELQCSVCTKTLSKDFQSVRNHLLGHVCPQSLTCSVCHLPQPSLCSLLYHALTHLSLPVFTCPHCARCFVERPLLDRHMAVHAEEAAAKERERWALRAFRVGSDGIGGEVEELHCFLCPQTFRSSSAFQYHLSLHSAESPGTGGAIGGVGGQGWSGKRKADQPLEGPPPPSPPRDVVRMSSLGLGGFGLPEKFFQGPAPNLFSGVRTNGSTGPDGAAGPAGVRVKWYRCRYCGKHFAHSGEFTYHLRIHTGEKPYQCKVCLRFFRGRSTMICHLKTHAGALMYRCTVCGLFFSTLKLVSSHMELHKDHLPPDFNIEQTFMYNDHSKEPLAAVDA from the exons aTGAGGATCCGGCTGCAGGGTCCCGGTCACGCTGCCAGCCTTCTCGCTGAGCTCAACCGCTGCCGTCAGAACCGTCAGTACTGTGATGTTTTCCTTCAAGTTGGGAACCGGACGTTTGCCGCCCACCGTGCGGTGCTCGCCTGCGCCGGGACGTACTTCCGTAACCTCTTCACCAGAACTCCGGCCTCGTCCACGGCAGCCTTCTCTCTGGAGTTCATCTCTCCGGCCAACTTCGAGAAGGTGCTGACGTTCGTCTACACAGGGGAGATCCTGACCGACCTGATCGATGTCGGGGTTCTGTATGAGCTGGCTGAGATGCTCGGCGTCGGGGAGCTGGTCAGGGCTTGTCACGCCACCTTCCCCGACCTGCAGGCTTCTGTCACTGCCAAGTGTAAATCCAACAGTCCTGGAGATCTCAGTCTGGACTCCAGCATGGTGACTGCAGCGTCCAGAGTGGCTGCAGCCTTCGTTCCCACCTCCTCCATGTGTTCGTCGGCCACCTCCTGCTCCTCCCTGTCCTCATCAGCCGGTCTGTCTGCTGCTCCgactcctgctgctcctccctCGCCGGTCTTCCAGCCCAGAACAGCCAGACCGGGCCGAGAAACTCAAACTGGAACTCTGACTCTGGACCTGAAGGCAGAAGACGTCCAGTCTCACATCGGCTATGGACAGATGGCGGATCATCAGCTCCCAGTTCTGTTGACCGGTCAGAGTGAAGGGATGCTGCCTCCGGCTCCGGTGCTGCAGCTGAAGACCGAGCAGGTCCTGGAGGTCCGGGAGGCCGGAGGCAGCTGTGAGGTCGCAGATGGTCGCACGGTATCTGAGGGCGTCAGCGATCCGGCACcttcctcttcctgctctctgCCGGACTCCTCAGCTCAGCTCGGAGGGGATTCCTGCACCCCAACGTCGTCCTCAGGTGAAGCTCTCAGCGGCCTGCAGGTGGCGCCGGTGGAGGACGTCCAGAGAGACGGCAGGCTGATGTttggggaggtggaggagggcggggctgaggaggagagggaggccaACGGGGCGATGGAGGCGACAGAGGAGGAGCAGTGGAGGCAGCTGGCCGGAGAAATCATCGAGCTGAGCGACGACGAGAACTTcctggaggaggcagaggaggaggacgatgaAGACGACCTGGTGTGTGTGGAGAACGGAGGAAACACAAGCAGCCAG GTTCCAGGACCTGTTCTGTCCTGTAAATCCTGTTTGGTTCCTCTACCCGCCGACCCGGCCGCCATCAGGAGACACTCGGAGTCCCACCTGACCGACCTGGGCCTCTGCAGACTCTGTGGAGCTTCGTTTCCGGACCGAGCCGCCGCCGTCTCCCACTGCCTCTCGCATGTTGGCGTGCAGCTGTTCACCTGCGACATGTGTCAGCTGCAGTTCTGCAGCCAGAGCAAGCTGCTGCGACACCACCGACACTCGGTCTCCAGGTACAGCCTCCCACAGGGGGCGCTGACGAGCAGCAGCCCCGATTCTGAGCTGCAGTGCTCCGTGTGCACCAAGACCCTCAGCAAGGACTTCCAG AGCGTCAGGAACCACCTGCTGGGTCACGTCTGTCCTCAGAGCCTCACCTGTTCGGTCTGCCACCTCCCCCAGCCCTCCCTCTGCTCCCTGCTGTACCACGCCCTCACCCACCTGTCCTTACCCGTCTTCACCTGCCCCCACTGCGCCCGCTGCTTCGTggagcgccccctgctggaccGACACATGGCTGTGCACGCTGAGGAGGCGGCAGCGAAGGAGAGGGAGCGCTGGGCGCTGAGGGCCTTCAGAGTTGGGTCGGACGGAATCGGAGGCGAGGTGGAGGAGCTGCACTGCTTCCTGTGTCCGCAGACGTTCAGGTCCTCCTCGGCCTTCCAGTACCACCTCAGCCTGCACTCCGCCGAGTCGCCGGGTACTGGAGGCGCCATCGGAGGCGTCGGGGGTCAGGGTTGGTCGGGGAAACGTAAAGCCGACCAGCCTCTGGAGGGACCGCCGCCCCCCTCGCCTCCGCGGGACGTCGTCAGAATGAGCAGTCTGGGTTTAGGAGGCTTTGGCTTACCGGAGAAGTTCTTCCAGGGCCCGGCTCCCAACCTGTTCTCAGGGGTCCGAACCAATGGGAGCACGGGGCCGGACGGGGCGGCCGGGCCGGCGGGGGTCCGAGTGAAGTGGTACCGGTGTCGCTACTGCGGGAAACACTTCGCCCACTCAGGGGAGTTCACCTACCACCTCCGCATCCACACCGGGGAGAAACCCTACCAGTGCAAAGTGTGTCTGCGCTTCTTCCGAGGTCGGTCCACCATGATCTGCCACCTGAAGACGCACGCCGGCGCCCTCATGTACCGCTGTACCGTCTGCGGACTTTTCTTCTCCACGCTGAAGCTGGTGTCGTCCCACATGGAGCTGCACAAAGACCACCTGCCTCCGGACTTCAACATCGAGCAGACCTTCATGTACAACGACCACTCCAAGGAGCCGCTGGCCGCCGTGGACGCCTGA
- the gpr182 gene encoding G-protein coupled receptor 182 — MSADLHNHSLDFLNGTPWYIFECTIQLDTKYRRIALFLIYLFIFMVGLLENLLVVWVNWRRRHSANGVLFCIINVSLSDLMVIVILPFFMMEVTMDKVWLWGRFLCKVTNLIYVVNFYSSSFFLAFMTLERYLALTRPSSPAFFPVAGRQRWVLCGGLWLLSLFLALMENVHVDLLEWEEPGCYMLPEYHFTEWFVTVAFLCLLFQFLGPAAVIITCNVLIARAAQTAPDVQGRRDVWLVHVYSLVFVVCWLPYHVVMFMMIIEDLDPFILSCDTVEVLYFSFSVVQSLSLFHCVANPLLYNFLSKSFRNNLINTVVNCIPREAALEGAASKPNSPNGGGDPGKQRKISNASTSQSDIVS; from the coding sequence ATGAGCGCCGACCTGCACAACCACTCGCTGGACTTCCTGAACGGGACGCCGTGGTACATCTTCGAGTGCACCATCCAGCTGGACACCAAGTACCGCCGCATCGCCCTCTTCCTCATCTaccttttcatcttcatggtGGGGCTGCTGGAGAACCTGCTGGTCGTCTGGGTCAACTGGCGCCGGCGCCACTCGGCCAATGGCGTCCTGTTCTGCATCATCAACGTGAGCCTGTCGGACCTGATGGTGATCGTGATCCTGCCGTTCTTCATGATGGAGGTGACCATGGACAAGGTGTGGCTGTGGGGCCGCTTCCTCTGCAAGGTCACCAACCTCATCTACGTGGTCAACTTCTACAGCAGCTCCTTCTTCCTGGCCTTCATGACGCTGGAGCGCTACCTGGCACTGACCCGGCCGTCGTCTCCGGCCTTCTTCCCGGTGGCGGGTCGGCAGCGCTGGGTTCTCTGCGGGGGCCTGTGGCTTCTGTCCTTGTTCCTGGCACTGATGGAGAACGTCCACGTGGACCTGCTGGAGTGGGAGGAGCCGGGCTGCTACATGCTGCCCGAGTACCACTTCACCGAGTGGTTCGTGACGGTGGCCTTCCTCTGCCTGCTCTTCCAGTTCCTCGGACCCGCCGCCGTCATCATCACCTGCAACGTCCTGATCGCCCGGGCGGCTCAGACGGCGCCGGATGTCCAGGGCCGCCGGGACGTCTGGCTCGTCCACGTCTACTCGCTGGTGTTTGTGGTGTGCTGGCTGCCCTACCACGTGGTGATGTTCATGATGATCATCGAGGACCTTGACCCCTTCATCTTGAGCTGCGACACCGTGGAGGTGCTTTACTTCTCCTTCAGCGTGGTCCAGAGCCTCTCGCTGTTCCACTGCGTCGCCAACCCCTTGCTCTACAACTTCCTCAGCAAGAGCTTCAGGAACAACCTGATCAACACCGTGGTGAACTGCATCCCCAGAGAGGCGGCGCTGGAGGGAGCCGCCTCCAAACCCAACAGTCCCAACGGAGGAGGAGATCCGGGGAAGCAGCGCAAGATCAGCAACGCCAGCACCAGCCAGTCCGACATCGTATCGTAA